The Macaca nemestrina isolate mMacNem1 unplaced genomic scaffold, mMacNem.hap1 Scaffold_101, whole genome shotgun sequence nucleotide sequence ccttgaggcaaaggtcagttggcaaagctgaaaatatcgACTCCtagctctttagggaaacagtttccagtccctggtttaagggTTGTGTGGCAGaaccccaggatcttggtcagtttgttcctcactcagggcctgctgtggccttcgctagtatgtctgcaaagtctgtgtgttatggtgcctctcatggggCGTTGAGCTCTGTTGTActagatttcagggtgtctgcctcatagtcacctgtctcaccaacagagaccctgtggccagattGAAACTAGTAGGAACTgttggtctttggcagcaagGATACCTTAGATCTGAGCTTccacccaccctgaggtggtcccatgacactCAATGTCTGGGTCAAGtttggggcagggctggtgtcctgcactgccctgcgatgtggatcgtaatagccagtggggagagggggatgctattactccccatatccctcctgcaatgtgtgtccattcTTAGCAGTCTCTTTTTTTCAGGATATTACGAACAATTTCAAAGGTTGTGTGTAAACAGCCTGCGATAGGAGAACGaataccatcctctgcacctccggatattaggaaccatatcacacaatgaGTGTACACTTTTGGGGAGATTTGGGATAATGTcgtcctgtgtttccctgaatatttggagaaatatcaCAGGGTGGCAGTATAGCCACTACTTCTTGGCTggaacatcatactttacctactggaaattaggagcagtatcacagactgggtgtcaagccactgtcatactggaagtaatatcatgctctcccccacaagtcatgaggaacaatatcacagcgggtgtgtaccttctccggtagtgggagtagtatcatcatctcttcctttagatgacaggaacaatatcacagggtgggtgtacaatctgtgtgtttttggaagcaatgtcattctctcttcttctaggttttactactcatatcacaggtggggtgtacactccttgttatattggatggaatctcatcctctttcaacctgtaaCTTTAGAACAATATTCCATAGGGtgtgtccatcccttcaatattggtactaataccatcttctcctttcctggatatgagaaacaatatcacaggagggtgtacaccccttgcaatgttggtagtaatatcacctctcccctgttgTTATtgaggacaaaatcccagggtggctgtacggttcctactttattgggagtaatatcaaccacttaccccctggatatcaggaaccatatcagacaagaggtgtccacccccttcgatattgtcagccatatCATCTTCTTCCCGTCTGCATATTAGGAATGATACCCCGGCGctgggggcggtgtacaccctctgcgatattgaaagtaaaatcagcctctttcccgctagatattaggaactatatcacaggtgtgtgtgcaccttctgggatattggtagtactctcagcctccacctcgctgcatattaggaacaatatatggggggcagggtggttacacgtCCTGCAATGTTGAGAGTAatattcttccctttcccctgtACGTTAGGAACTACATAACCGGGGTCTGTATgccttctgcgatattgggattaatgttatcctctcccccactgaatgtcaaaaacaatatcacaaaagggtgtacaccccctgcgatatggccagtaacatcatcgtatctacctttggatactagaaacaacatcacagagggtgtgtatactcccctgcaatattgggcataatgttatcctctcttcccctggatattaggaatgatatccctggtggtgggatgtggagtacattaagaacaacatcactgggtgggtgtacaccccctgcgatattgggtgtagtatcatcctctcttccggatattaagaacaataacacaggaggggtgtacagccccagcccctgcgttattgggagcaatagcatcttctccccctctcgatataaggaacaatatcccaaggTTGGTGTACATCCCCTGGGATATTGGGCGTAATGTCATCATCTCCCAAAGTGGATATTGGGCgtagtgtcacaggggggtgtacgcCTTCtttgatattgggagtaatatcatcctctcccctcaggatcaTAGGCAAAATATTGAAGGGGTTTCACCACTCCTGTGATATGGtcagtaatatcattctctccccacctagatgttaggaactatattaCAGGTGGTTGTACacttcttgtgatattgggagtcatatcatcctctctcaCTCAGGATAGAAGGAACAAGATACTGAAGGGATGGACACCCACTgtgatagtttcaataatgtcatcctctatcccctggctattaggaataacatcatagaggggtgtacactttcttcaatattgggaataatatcatcctctcccagctggatatcaggaacaagtctattaattattaatattaataaatatagtaaaaattaatagcaatcatcgatattaataatcacaatataGTATAAAGTAATACTggtaaaaaatattaatgattagTATAACCATCATAATATCACTATTAACAATAAAATGATgtcagcaattaatgttacttaaatcaatactaagtgatgtaggtaataaaataataattaatattaagaactaataatattgttaaatgacattaatattactaattattttcaagcgtccataatcatatatttaaaataattatccataattaataatggtatcctattaatagtgtcattgataattattaaaatcgacatagatgtttaataattaatcatattattactcctaatactgcagggggtgtacacctacctgtgatgttgttcctaatatccagggacggagagcatgattttagttttaatatcatagTAGGTGTGCACTCACCCTGTGCCACTGATGCTAATATCTAGggggtagagtatgacatgactcccaacatagcaatgaatggaaagCCACCCAGTGATATTGCTCTTAATATTCAAGGAAGAAGcctatgatattactcccaatattgcagggagggtacagctcttctgtgatatggttcctagtatccagaaggggagaggatgataataattccagtatcgcaggctgtgttcacccaccctgtgatattgttatttatatcctggaagggagaggatgatatgactccccgtagagcaggaggcgtacacccagcctgggatattgttcctaatatccatggagaggagaggctgatattacttccaatatggcAGAGgatgtacatccaccctgtgatattcttcttaatattccaaggccgagagtttgatattactcccagtatcgcagacactgtacacctccgtgtgatactcttcctgatatccAGAACAGGAGAAGATGGTTTTAATgcccatatcgcaggaggtgaacacccactctgtgatatctttcctagtatgcagggggagagaggataatattattcccaatattgcagaagatgtacacatGTCCACCcgtgatattgtccttaataATCCAAGGCACAGAtgatgatgttactcccaatatcacagaaagtgtacaccacccagtgatgttgttcctatGATCCaggatgggagaggatgatattactttcaatatcgcatGGAGTGTACACGCCCCTGgtgatactgttcctaatttccaccagggagaggatgatactactcccaatatcacagggattAAAAACATGGGGGTatacagtgtctgtgatactaggagtaatatcaacctctcggccttggaatataaagaagaatatcacagggtggatgtacaccccctgccacattgggagtaatatcctctcccttccaagatattaataacaatgtcACAGGGCCGGTGAACACAGCCTGCAAcactggaattattatcatcctctccccctctggATATTAAGAATCATAACACAGAAGAGGTGTACCCtccctgcgatactgggagtaatatcatatgCATATTCCGTGAATATTAGGAGCTATATCACCGGGTGGCTATCTATTCATTGCGATGTTGGGAGTTACGTCATACTCTACTACACTGAATATTAGTGTAGCATCACAGGGTGAGTGTACACTTAttgtgatattaaaactaaaaccaTGCTCTCCCTCTCTGATATTAGGAAAGACATCACAGGTAGCCGTATACACACTGCAGCATTAagagtaataatatgattaattattaaacatcaatgactGATTTTAACAATTATTGATGATACTAATAATTAATAGGATACCATTactaattatggataattattttaaatatatgattatgcatgcttaaaattaattattaatattaatgtcactTAGCAATGCTAGTAgttcataaaattaatcattattttataaccaacatcacttagtattgacttaagtaacattaattgctgatatcattaatTACTAACAGTGATAttgctattaattattaatactaatcgttaacatttttaaccagtattaatttttactatctttattatgattattattatcgATGATTCCTattaatttctattatatttaataataataataattaacagacttgttcctgatatcgaGCTGCGGGAGGACGATGTCAGGTGGGGAagcttcgtgcaggttccccatgacaggggggAAAGCAATGGAATCCAAATACtggtccttacttgggaagccaagaaggccactgggagaatgggaaggttggcacatgagggaaggtgcagaggtggAAAGGGCATAAGAGTTCCATTTatttatcacaaaacacagaacaggACTGGGCCAGAGACTGAATTCTTCCTGTCTCCTGGGGAAAACCGGATAcatggcctgaactttttctcttctgcaggcaacaagacccgcagaggaaggctctctTCCAGACCTTTTCTGGGAAACCTTTAGAGAAGCAGCTGCCAAATCGAAAAGAATCCATGGAATCTTGGatttatctgagggtgagtgtcaccaTGGGTCCCTGTTCTTTGCTCCACTAGGTCACTCTAGTTGATTTTCTTTCAGGTTCTCGTGTgtgtgaggggatcggggaacccttcttccctgccttcttggggtcagggactccacgatccttccaggtccatttgattccaggtgaaggcatctgaagatGCCATATTTCctgttgctttctttctgtgcaatgatggcaagcctgtcaacaacatcttcctagcagcgtgaggaaattagtccctcaggggccccaaacatggaggaggctcaccctaggaacatgcatgttttcagaaaaggcgtcctgggaacccttgagccaccaacctgccttcagaagggcattagtccgtcccacttcatggaaggctgagtggaggcgctttgatccagtgaatgcccaagacacagtctttagaaaaatggtattcttagatcATAGCTcaagagtgcatttttcatgggtcttgtcccgatcagcactcacgttaAGGATCTGTtcctacttccaaggaccgcctgtccataccgtattaagaatttcctgctgtgtgcaccttgtctttggatgtggttgatttccatatTGGCTCGATGCTGACGAACttctaacgtgtgtggtctcctttctttcaggttgtaagcaggccaatgccggtccACACAaccaataagaggccacgcgtggaccctgccctcactgatggctcagctacgaaaatgtctgacacggtatccgtcttggcttcactgtctcccctcagaaaagccagtccgagctcctcgtcaagtctccgaccaAAGGAACGAcagacaggggctgtggccgacatccctcagcctggagtcaggcagcagggcccggagcctctcgtcgtggtgaagccgacacacagcaggcctcagggtggcagTCGAGAAGTTTCCCAGGCtacctccaagccccacggcctgatccgggtcatcagcccccaggcacaagacaaacgtgctgcggtgacctcacagccctgcccaccagccgacacacacagcttgggcctcggctccaatctcagtttcaggccaggagccaagagagcTGCCCAGactccgactcaggcttgcctgaacttccccaagaaaccgagaatgggttccttccagatgcccgaaaatgcccTCCAGGGAGGTGAACTGGGGGtcccggagactctccaacctccgccagctgcaaccgaactcagaccaagtccgtcgccccagatgagcagggggacacccgcccaggtgcccagcaccaaccggcagcctctgcacagcagaccttgcctgcctactgcccaggcctgcaccatgtcccatcacccagcggccagccacgatggggcccagcctctcagaatgctcttctggagactggaaaacggatggtggagctccagcctcctgacagctccctcgtttccctctcctgagaaGCCGGGAGCCTTCCTCGCTCACAGCCCtcatgtctcagagaagtctgaggctccctgtgttgcTGTCCccctgagtgtcctctatgagtaccttcaggtttcctcctcctcagaggacagcgattctgacctggagtgagactacaggtggccagGGCTCCATTGCATCCAGCTCCCGTGAtttggaggggtctgtgggactgaggagcacagagcagagagcagactgtgtgtggtgactcccaagctccccggctggggtgcttctgtggatgttggagcccaggccaggcagggaccagatgcagagactctgcctcatcaaattctggtgagggacattgtagttcgccGGGatctccggaaacccgccaccagaagcttctgtgccagtgattcgttgcctcagaaactgggtgacggtgACGCGCGGGAttcagacttccgctgtgatgtcagtaggaaaccggggaatgactgtgtgtttgctctctagatgactgaatcagggaacagttaggcaACCCTGAGAgctgcaggccttcagctgtgccccgccctgacagcagtgttttggacgctgtgaagcgttctgcgcaatgcgttcttggggtgtttcctcagcctcgaaaattgggctctggaatgccattagaaataggtgtgtttaatttgttttgaagtgaataaaattctcaaaaaagatgacgtactctcttttgactttcattccgtgtt carries:
- the LOC139361204 gene encoding protein FAM90A5-like, producing MVDIQFFANFAALSSSLGDSDSFLPKAWVLICGNGVSQAPCRQEPTPSTSGGPFWAFLPTGLQQDPQRKALFQTFSGKPLEKQLPNRKESMESWIYLRVVSRPMPVHTTNKRPRVDPALTDGSATKMSDTVSVLASLSPLRKASPSSSSSLRPKERQTGAVADIPQPGVRQQGPEPLVVVKPTHSRPQGGSREVSQATSKPHGLIRVISPQAQDKRAAVTSQPCPPADTHSLGLGSNLSFRPGAKRAAQTPTQACLNFPKKPRMGSFQMPENALQGGELGVPETLQPPPAATELRPSPSPQMSRGTPAQVPSTNRQPLHSRPCLPTAQACTMSHHPAASHDGAQPLRMLFWRLENGWWSSSLLTAPSFPSPEKPGAFLAHSPHVSEKSEAPCVAVPLSVLYEYLQVSSSSEDSDSDLE